From a single Bremerella cremea genomic region:
- a CDS encoding STN domain-containing protein, which produces MRVLLATSIVLLSFSGYLWGEQPPALPDAGSMTIAPDADATQQLERRQTIDQRMQAESISLDVKGTPLHEFVETLSKQANVPISLDRFALQDKGLSQNAKITIQAKNLSANGVLDLALQKYGLTYVPKGDGIEITSREERDSILHLRSYSLAPLLQDGSGTVGRWQEIITENLGEDSWEALGGPGTVRAFGNSLVVSQTEQVHAEIGSFLDLALKVKQFPNQNYPVQSLPISSSDSAQNQKLAATTLEVEFKNTPLREAIQQLNKSGSVIFQLDEQALNDVGLSPTLPITLSKDQRSIPSILDEILSPHQLTWVCTKQNNLVVITTLDSNCFSEEVRLYPVRDLVWHGLNVETMQQRRFLQDSTRWQADQWSNVAYLKSLRMANIPALPDYQQLDQVIQGTIRPSSWEVLGGPGSLQFVQEIDCVLIKQTPEIHHEIDGLLQQLRQQQTPETTTAFKTQIEKANAEIVSVRYPLLWSSPTDDLDEAGFNNLIRLIYSGTGESRWQLPETSLSFAYRDLVVRQRRDVQQQILSMLIELDLLHPVPKTNPPAQLPPGQYMGGGGGGGFF; this is translated from the coding sequence ATGCGTGTTCTTCTGGCAACAAGTATCGTGCTGCTATCCTTCAGCGGCTACCTGTGGGGCGAGCAGCCGCCTGCTCTGCCTGACGCCGGTTCCATGACAATCGCTCCGGACGCAGACGCCACCCAGCAGCTTGAGCGCCGGCAAACCATCGACCAACGCATGCAAGCCGAGTCCATTTCGCTAGATGTGAAAGGGACGCCGCTGCATGAGTTTGTCGAGACTTTATCGAAACAGGCAAACGTTCCTATATCGCTCGATCGTTTTGCCTTGCAGGACAAAGGGCTCTCACAGAATGCGAAGATAACGATCCAGGCCAAGAATCTTTCCGCCAACGGCGTGCTTGATCTGGCGTTACAAAAATATGGATTGACCTACGTGCCCAAAGGGGACGGCATCGAGATTACTTCACGTGAAGAGCGGGATTCGATCCTGCATTTAAGATCCTATTCCCTGGCACCGCTGCTACAAGATGGTTCAGGGACGGTCGGACGTTGGCAGGAAATCATCACTGAAAATCTGGGGGAAGATTCCTGGGAAGCCTTAGGAGGCCCTGGCACTGTGCGGGCGTTTGGTAACTCGCTGGTCGTCAGCCAGACGGAGCAAGTCCATGCCGAGATCGGTTCCTTTCTTGATCTGGCCCTGAAGGTTAAACAATTTCCAAACCAGAACTACCCTGTCCAATCACTTCCTATCTCCTCAAGTGATTCGGCACAAAATCAAAAACTGGCAGCGACCACACTTGAAGTCGAATTTAAGAACACGCCCTTGCGTGAAGCGATTCAACAATTAAACAAGTCTGGCTCTGTCATTTTTCAGCTAGACGAACAAGCATTGAACGACGTCGGCCTTAGCCCAACCTTGCCAATCACCCTAAGCAAAGATCAACGGAGCATTCCTAGCATCCTCGACGAGATCCTGTCTCCCCATCAGCTTACTTGGGTGTGTACCAAGCAAAACAATCTCGTTGTGATCACAACGCTCGATAGCAATTGTTTTTCCGAAGAGGTCCGCCTCTACCCGGTCCGCGATTTGGTGTGGCATGGCTTGAACGTCGAAACGATGCAACAGCGGCGTTTTCTTCAAGACAGCACACGCTGGCAAGCAGATCAATGGAGCAACGTCGCCTACCTGAAATCACTCCGCATGGCAAACATCCCAGCGCTTCCCGACTACCAACAGCTCGACCAAGTCATCCAAGGGACAATCCGGCCTAGCAGTTGGGAAGTTCTTGGTGGTCCTGGCTCCCTTCAGTTTGTGCAAGAGATTGATTGCGTATTGATCAAACAAACTCCAGAGATTCACCACGAAATCGACGGTTTGCTCCAACAACTCCGCCAGCAGCAAACGCCTGAAACTACCACGGCATTTAAAACCCAAATTGAAAAAGCCAATGCCGAGATTGTCAGCGTGCGTTACCCGCTGCTTTGGAGTTCACCGACTGACGATCTCGACGAAGCAGGCTTCAACAACCTCATCCGCCTAATCTATTCCGGCACCGGCGAATCACGTTGGCAATTACCAGAAACATCGCTCAGCTTTGCCTACCGCGATCTGGTTGTGCGGCAACGGCGTGATGTCCAGCAGCAAATTCTTTCGATGTTAATCGAGCTCGATTTGCTTCACCCGGTCCCCAAAACAAACCCGCCTGCGCAGTTACCCCCAGGTCAATATATGGGGGGCGGCGGAGGCGGGGGCTTCTTTTAA
- a CDS encoding mechanosensitive ion channel family protein, whose protein sequence is MYLLAQADGDAPQDAITRLSEIYSKASTFLIEQGPVWATNFIAALAVLVLGWIAARFARGLFVRAIKRSRIDDTLAGFLSNIAYALLIGLVIIASLSQLGINTTSLAAVVGAAGLAIGLALQNSLSNLAAGIMLIMFRPFGTGDFVEAGGVTGVVQEVHIFHTIMRSIDNKRIIVPNGQITSAVVTNFTGHLTRMVELEIGCGYNDDIRSVKQYLIEALESDERIMSEPAIEVRVFELGDSAINFKVRGWVKTPDWWATRCDLLEQIKLGMDERGFHIPFPQRDVHLYQEESKQPA, encoded by the coding sequence ATGTATCTACTTGCTCAAGCCGACGGCGATGCCCCGCAGGACGCAATTACGCGGTTATCCGAGATCTATTCCAAAGCTTCCACCTTTTTGATCGAACAAGGGCCTGTGTGGGCGACGAATTTTATCGCGGCGCTGGCGGTGCTGGTGTTGGGGTGGATCGCGGCTCGCTTTGCTCGTGGGCTGTTCGTGCGGGCGATTAAGCGAAGCCGAATCGACGATACGTTGGCCGGTTTTCTCTCGAACATCGCTTATGCCTTATTGATTGGGCTGGTGATCATTGCTTCTTTAAGCCAATTAGGAATCAACACCACTTCACTGGCGGCAGTTGTCGGGGCGGCAGGCTTGGCGATTGGCTTGGCGCTGCAAAACTCTCTCTCGAACCTGGCCGCAGGCATCATGTTGATTATGTTTCGCCCGTTCGGCACCGGCGACTTCGTGGAAGCTGGCGGTGTGACCGGTGTGGTGCAGGAAGTTCACATCTTTCATACCATCATGCGTTCGATTGATAACAAACGGATCATTGTTCCCAACGGCCAGATTACCAGTGCAGTGGTCACCAACTTCACCGGACATTTGACACGCATGGTCGAGTTGGAGATTGGTTGCGGCTACAACGACGACATCCGGTCTGTGAAACAGTATCTGATCGAAGCTTTGGAAAGCGACGAGCGGATCATGTCCGAGCCAGCGATTGAAGTTCGCGTGTTTGAACTGGGAGATAGTGCGATCAACTTCAAGGTTCGGGGATGGGTGAAAACGCCAGACTGGTGGGCAACCCGCTGCGACTTGCTAGAGCAGATCAAGCTTGGGATGGACGAACGTGGTTTTCATATTCCATTCCCACAACGGGACGTACATTTGTATCAAGAAGAGTCGAAACAGCCAGCGTAG
- a CDS encoding sialate O-acetylesterase: MRMRPLPCGMFAVLFACLFAGSLQAELKLPNLFTDHMVLQRDMPIFIWGQADKGADVTVTLGDQKVNVTANDDGRWKAELKSLPAGGPHEVVVRSGDSEKVISDVLVGEVWVCSGQSNMQWDVNSANDADIEKLTANFPKMRLITVPQVGTQEPQDNFNGKWEICTPETVGSFSAVGYFFGRQLEQTLDVPIGLIDNSWGGSSAEAWVNRDLLRESGKFNELLSRWEKTEATYDHEKAMAQYRDNLAAWQKKADEAKAAGKPTPGGRPNPPRNPLTNQHRPANLYNGVLNPIIGYGIRGVIWYQGESNAGRAYQYRDLFPLMIENWRNDWGQGDFPFYWVQLADFRPEKDQPAESDWAELREAQTMTLDRLPKTGEAVIIDLGEAEDIHPKNKQDVAKRLARLALANDYGYKIVSQSPRYKSMKVDRDAIVLEFDTFGSQLDSFDTRALQGFTIAGEDKKFVHATASIVDAKHVRVASPEVKQPVAVRYAWADNPVANLQNVQGMPVTPFRTDDWDGVTKNNK, translated from the coding sequence ATGAGAATGCGTCCGTTGCCTTGTGGCATGTTTGCTGTGCTGTTTGCCTGCTTGTTTGCAGGTTCTCTGCAAGCCGAATTGAAATTGCCCAACCTGTTCACCGATCACATGGTGCTGCAGCGAGACATGCCCATCTTTATTTGGGGCCAAGCTGACAAAGGTGCTGATGTAACGGTTACCCTAGGTGATCAGAAAGTGAACGTCACCGCCAACGATGACGGTCGCTGGAAAGCGGAACTGAAATCGCTGCCTGCGGGTGGCCCGCATGAAGTGGTCGTGCGCAGTGGCGACAGCGAAAAGGTTATTTCAGATGTTTTGGTTGGCGAAGTTTGGGTTTGCAGTGGCCAGTCGAACATGCAGTGGGACGTGAACTCAGCGAACGATGCTGACATCGAAAAGCTGACCGCCAATTTTCCCAAAATGCGTTTGATCACGGTCCCTCAGGTTGGCACGCAAGAGCCGCAAGACAACTTCAACGGCAAGTGGGAGATTTGCACCCCGGAAACGGTCGGTAGTTTCTCAGCGGTTGGTTACTTTTTCGGTCGGCAGTTGGAGCAAACACTCGACGTGCCGATTGGTTTGATCGATAACTCGTGGGGTGGTTCTTCGGCGGAAGCCTGGGTGAATCGTGATTTGCTTCGCGAAAGTGGCAAGTTCAACGAATTGCTGTCCCGTTGGGAGAAGACGGAAGCTACTTACGATCACGAAAAAGCGATGGCCCAGTATCGAGACAATCTGGCTGCCTGGCAGAAAAAAGCAGACGAGGCGAAAGCCGCAGGAAAGCCTACTCCTGGTGGTCGTCCAAATCCACCACGCAACCCGCTGACCAATCAGCATCGTCCCGCAAATCTTTACAACGGGGTGTTGAATCCGATTATCGGCTACGGAATTCGGGGCGTCATTTGGTACCAAGGAGAATCGAACGCCGGACGAGCCTACCAATACCGCGATCTGTTTCCTTTGATGATCGAAAACTGGCGAAACGACTGGGGACAAGGTGACTTCCCCTTCTACTGGGTGCAATTGGCCGACTTCCGCCCAGAGAAAGACCAGCCAGCCGAAAGCGATTGGGCCGAACTCCGCGAAGCACAAACGATGACGCTCGATCGTCTACCCAAGACAGGCGAAGCGGTCATCATCGACTTGGGCGAAGCGGAAGATATTCACCCCAAGAACAAGCAGGACGTCGCCAAACGTCTCGCTCGTTTGGCATTGGCCAACGATTACGGCTACAAGATCGTTTCGCAAAGTCCACGTTACAAGTCGATGAAAGTGGATCGAGACGCGATCGTGTTAGAGTTTGATACCTTCGGCAGCCAGCTCGATTCCTTCGATACACGCGCCCTGCAAGGCTTCACGATCGCTGGGGAAGATAAGAAGTTTGTGCATGCCACGGCCAGTATCGTCGATGCCAAGCATGTTCGCGTTGCGAGTCCCGAAGTCAAACAGCCGGTCGCTGTGCGGTATGCTTGGGCTGACAACCCGGTTGCCAATTTGCAGAACGTGCAAGGAATGCCGGTAACGCCTTTCCGGACCGACGATTGGGATGGCGTGACGAAGAACAACAAGTAA
- a CDS encoding 3-keto-disaccharide hydrolase — MTRTWITLPCFVAVLFTAGFCQAAEDEKFVPLFDGETLDGWVQHGGTAKYTVEDGMIVGTSVPKTGNSFLCTEKPYDNFILEVEYMVDPLLNSGIQIRSNVYDEKKTYKTDEGKEITVSPGRVHGYQVEIDPSERAWSGGIYDEGRRGWLYKLEGKDDARAAFKQNEWNKYRIECRGDSIKTWVNGVPAADLKDDMTSSGFIALQVHGIGGDEKKVGKQIKWRNVNIIELED; from the coding sequence ATGACACGTACTTGGATTACCCTTCCCTGCTTTGTTGCCGTTTTATTTACCGCAGGTTTTTGCCAAGCGGCAGAAGACGAAAAGTTCGTTCCGCTGTTCGATGGTGAAACGCTCGACGGTTGGGTTCAACATGGCGGCACGGCGAAGTACACCGTCGAAGATGGCATGATCGTGGGCACTTCAGTTCCCAAAACTGGCAACAGCTTTCTTTGCACCGAAAAGCCGTACGACAACTTCATTCTGGAAGTGGAATACATGGTCGATCCGCTGTTGAACTCTGGCATCCAGATTCGCAGCAACGTTTACGACGAAAAGAAGACTTACAAGACCGACGAAGGGAAAGAGATCACTGTCTCGCCCGGTCGCGTGCATGGCTACCAAGTTGAAATCGATCCTTCGGAGCGTGCTTGGAGTGGCGGTATCTACGACGAAGGTCGCCGAGGCTGGTTGTACAAACTGGAAGGTAAAGACGACGCTCGCGCTGCATTTAAGCAAAACGAGTGGAACAAGTACCGCATCGAATGCCGTGGTGATTCGATCAAGACGTGGGTCAACGGTGTACCAGCGGCTGACCTGAAGGACGACATGACCTCGAGCGGTTTCATTGCCCTGCAAGTGCATGGGATTGGTGGCGACGAAAAGAAAGTCGGCAAACAAATCAAATGGCGTAACGTCAACATCATCGAACTAGAAGACTAA
- a CDS encoding site-2 protease family protein, translated as MFLTEPTHTPYDLHFRLFGVPVRIHPLFWLVSVVLGFYPKDPKQVLLWVGAVFISILVHEMGHAFAIRWYGWSPSVVLYSLGGLAIHNPYTSAYSGTSQMRRNKWTQIVISLAGPTAGFLLAGAMIGLLTVTNVASFRIHWLEGANLPMILPLAKMDPQKYIYLYSLIYDMLFINIWWGIVNLLPIWPLDGGHVARELFQMFDRHEALRNSLILSLVCAGGMAIWGFQSRDSFIAIMFIFMAISNYQDLTGAGRYGGGNPW; from the coding sequence ATGTTCCTGACTGAACCCACTCACACGCCGTACGACCTTCACTTCCGTCTGTTCGGTGTCCCTGTCCGTATTCATCCCTTGTTCTGGCTGGTCTCCGTCGTCTTAGGTTTCTATCCGAAAGATCCTAAGCAGGTGTTGTTATGGGTTGGAGCCGTTTTCATTTCCATTTTGGTACACGAGATGGGACACGCATTCGCCATTCGCTGGTACGGTTGGTCCCCTAGTGTGGTGTTGTATTCGCTAGGAGGACTAGCGATTCACAATCCTTACACGTCGGCTTATTCGGGTACCAGCCAGATGCGGCGGAACAAGTGGACGCAGATCGTGATCAGCCTAGCGGGACCAACCGCTGGGTTCCTGTTAGCTGGAGCAATGATTGGCTTGCTAACCGTCACCAATGTGGCCAGCTTCCGTATCCATTGGTTGGAAGGTGCCAACCTGCCAATGATCTTGCCGTTGGCGAAGATGGATCCGCAGAAATACATTTACCTCTACAGCTTGATCTACGACATGCTGTTCATCAACATTTGGTGGGGTATTGTCAATTTGCTACCGATTTGGCCGCTCGATGGTGGTCATGTCGCGCGAGAACTTTTTCAAATGTTCGATCGACACGAAGCGTTACGTAACTCGTTGATTCTTTCCCTCGTCTGTGCCGGCGGCATGGCAATTTGGGGATTTCAGAGTCGCGATAGTTTCATTGCGATCATGTTCATCTTCATGGCCATCAGCAACTACCAAGACTTAACCGGTGCCGGCCGCTACGGAGGAGGAAACCCTTGGTAA
- a CDS encoding Mrp/NBP35 family ATP-binding protein yields MADVQQVIKALEGIKDPLSGRSITTTDQVKEIDLQETKLSFILELTSHSAPLWQETKQSVEDAVRKAIPELTEVQIELKVHQRKVEPIGQIGLKARSVIAVGSGKGGVGKSTVASCLAYALKKAGAKVGLMDADVYGPSVPHLLGVSGRPEVIDKKIQPREVDGMKVISIGLLVEPDEAVIWRGPMLHGAITQFLRDTNWGELDYLIIDMPPGTGDIALTLSQLLPLTGSVVVCTPQEVALLDAIKAISMFRKVKIPVLGLVENMSGFVCPDTGKEWDIFGRGGAKKKAEELGVPFLGDVPITISIREDGDAGNTAHVLENEVTAPRFEQIAYSLVKQLAESAAEKPPMPSLTVL; encoded by the coding sequence ATGGCTGACGTGCAACAAGTAATCAAAGCTTTGGAAGGTATCAAAGACCCACTTAGTGGGCGTTCGATTACCACGACCGATCAAGTGAAAGAGATCGACCTGCAAGAGACGAAGCTTTCATTTATCTTGGAATTAACTTCTCACAGTGCCCCGTTGTGGCAAGAGACCAAGCAAAGCGTAGAAGACGCCGTGCGAAAGGCGATTCCAGAGCTAACCGAGGTGCAAATAGAACTGAAAGTGCATCAGCGGAAGGTGGAACCGATCGGGCAGATTGGTCTGAAGGCTCGCAGCGTAATCGCTGTCGGTTCTGGCAAAGGGGGCGTGGGTAAAAGCACGGTCGCTTCTTGCTTGGCGTATGCGTTGAAAAAAGCTGGGGCGAAAGTTGGCTTGATGGACGCCGACGTCTATGGCCCGAGTGTTCCTCATCTGTTGGGGGTTAGTGGTCGACCAGAGGTGATCGATAAGAAGATTCAGCCGCGCGAAGTCGACGGCATGAAGGTGATTTCGATTGGCCTGTTGGTGGAACCGGACGAAGCCGTGATCTGGCGTGGCCCCATGCTGCATGGCGCGATTACGCAGTTCCTTCGCGATACCAACTGGGGTGAACTCGACTACTTGATTATCGATATGCCACCTGGGACCGGAGATATTGCCTTAACGCTAAGTCAATTGTTGCCTTTGACAGGGAGTGTGGTTGTTTGCACACCACAAGAAGTCGCGCTGTTGGATGCGATCAAAGCGATCTCGATGTTCCGCAAGGTGAAGATCCCGGTGTTGGGGTTGGTCGAGAACATGAGTGGCTTCGTTTGCCCTGATACCGGCAAAGAATGGGATATTTTCGGCCGGGGTGGCGCTAAGAAGAAGGCCGAAGAACTGGGCGTGCCTTTCTTAGGGGACGTTCCCATCACGATCTCGATTCGCGAGGATGGTGATGCGGGTAACACGGCTCACGTTTTAGAGAACGAGGTTACTGCTCCACGCTTCGAACAGATTGCTTACAGCCTGGTGAAGCAGTTAGCCGAATCGGCCGCTGAGAAGCCACCGATGCCGAGCCTCACGGTACTGTAA
- a CDS encoding sigma 54-interacting transcriptional regulator, protein MPSPPRKPTTFLLQAFDLSAWPIVLFGEGNLVRYLNAAAEKTLGISRDELLEQTAKYHGLGQLPRPLQLVADLCPASNVWLGEVGTREVTLAVAGEDAELATWRAVFVPLADSQDTDEVSLVRNVVVMLGPPDRFPHAGPLQPQEEIHAALQALRHEYRGKYSVSHLVGISTAMIRVRRLVDLASQSRVPVLVIGQPGTGKEKVARTICYSSHHGQVGPVITIQGELMDAEIMQTTIRAFARRCLDDDEANRASLILLNAEKLDLGAQSELLHLLDLIDVDLRILSTAEESLLTLARRGQFREDLAFRLSTLEITLPPLCDRPEDIPYLAQAVLEELNITSDRQLQSISADAIDRLQQQEWPGNIDELNEMLIAAHEVATGFTLNVTDFPVAVSHAPRKVTEAKPAESVDLDAALEAYERQIIERTLKAAKGNKTQAANMLSISRARLHRRIEQWGLE, encoded by the coding sequence GTGCCTTCTCCTCCTCGCAAACCGACTACGTTTTTGCTGCAAGCATTCGATCTTTCGGCTTGGCCAATTGTTTTGTTTGGCGAAGGAAACTTGGTTCGATATTTGAACGCCGCTGCTGAAAAAACGCTGGGAATCTCTCGTGACGAACTGCTCGAACAAACCGCCAAGTATCATGGCCTGGGGCAGTTGCCTCGCCCCTTGCAGCTGGTGGCCGACCTTTGTCCCGCGTCGAATGTCTGGCTAGGTGAGGTCGGCACGCGCGAGGTAACGTTAGCAGTTGCCGGAGAAGATGCCGAGTTGGCCACCTGGCGAGCTGTCTTCGTTCCTTTGGCCGACAGCCAAGATACCGACGAAGTGTCTCTGGTACGCAATGTGGTGGTCATGCTGGGGCCACCTGATCGCTTTCCGCACGCAGGCCCATTGCAACCTCAGGAAGAAATTCATGCCGCTTTGCAAGCGTTGCGGCACGAGTATCGGGGTAAGTATTCGGTCAGCCACTTGGTTGGCATTAGCACGGCGATGATTCGTGTACGGCGCCTGGTCGACTTGGCCTCGCAATCGCGTGTGCCGGTGTTAGTGATCGGCCAGCCAGGCACTGGCAAAGAGAAAGTCGCTCGGACCATTTGTTACTCCTCGCATCACGGCCAAGTCGGGCCCGTGATTACGATTCAAGGGGAACTGATGGACGCCGAGATTATGCAAACGACCATTCGCGCATTTGCCCGCCGTTGCCTTGACGACGACGAAGCGAATCGCGCGTCGTTGATATTGTTAAATGCCGAGAAGTTAGATCTGGGAGCCCAAAGCGAGCTGTTGCATTTGTTGGATTTAATCGACGTTGATTTGCGAATTCTTTCGACGGCGGAAGAGTCGCTGTTAACGCTGGCTCGGCGCGGTCAGTTTCGGGAAGACTTGGCCTTTCGGCTTTCGACGTTAGAAATCACTTTGCCCCCCCTGTGTGATCGCCCAGAGGACATTCCGTATCTCGCTCAGGCCGTATTGGAAGAATTGAACATCACTTCTGATCGCCAATTGCAATCCATTTCAGCGGATGCCATCGATCGGCTGCAGCAGCAAGAGTGGCCTGGAAATATTGATGAACTGAACGAAATGTTGATCGCCGCGCACGAAGTGGCAACGGGGTTTACGTTAAACGTGACCGACTTCCCGGTGGCCGTTTCGCACGCCCCACGCAAAGTGACCGAGGCCAAGCCAGCGGAGTCAGTCGACCTAGATGCCGCCTTAGAGGCGTACGAGCGGCAGATCATCGAGCGTACGCTGAAAGCTGCCAAGGGAAACAAGACGCAAGCGGCCAACATGCTGAGTATCTCCCGCGCTCGGTTGCATCGGCGGATCGAACAGTGGGGGCTAGAATAG
- a CDS encoding M20 family metallopeptidase, whose protein sequence is MPMDVVELTQRLVQIPSVNPMGHAVDQPEIQLEHRVTDFLEAFFRELGLAYERSEVAPGRDNIVGCLPGTSDKTIVLEAHQDTVPIDGMTVEPFGGKQVGNRIYGRGACDIKGGMAMALTVLSRLQENPSENQPTILVACTVNEECGFTGARHLAQQWASGQSKLVSGLPDAVFVAEPTEMHVVVSHKGVIRWRCHTQGQAAHSSRPAVGDNAIYRMGTVLAAIREYEQTVLNQQAEVGALGKASISVGTIQGGVSVNTVPDGCTIEIDRRVLPGESQEAIRQEVIDFIAARVDDPAKVIHDPPYMSSPGLPLSDANQALAQRITDVASTFGVTSQHHQVAYGTDSPAFYAIGVPSVVYGPGSLLQAHTKDEFIEVEQLYQATDILEAVCRSYS, encoded by the coding sequence ATGCCGATGGATGTGGTGGAACTGACGCAACGCTTGGTCCAGATTCCCAGCGTCAACCCTATGGGACACGCGGTCGATCAGCCTGAAATTCAGCTCGAGCACCGCGTAACCGACTTTCTGGAAGCGTTCTTTCGGGAACTTGGCCTCGCGTACGAACGCTCGGAGGTCGCCCCAGGACGCGACAACATTGTTGGCTGCCTGCCTGGTACGTCAGATAAGACAATCGTGCTGGAAGCGCATCAAGATACCGTCCCGATCGACGGCATGACCGTTGAGCCGTTCGGTGGCAAGCAAGTTGGCAATCGTATCTACGGTCGCGGGGCATGCGACATCAAAGGGGGCATGGCGATGGCCCTGACGGTCCTTTCGCGCTTGCAAGAAAACCCCAGCGAGAACCAACCGACCATCTTGGTTGCTTGTACTGTGAACGAAGAATGCGGCTTCACCGGCGCACGGCACTTAGCCCAGCAGTGGGCAAGTGGCCAGTCGAAGCTGGTAAGCGGGCTGCCAGATGCCGTCTTTGTAGCAGAACCGACCGAAATGCACGTTGTCGTTTCGCACAAAGGGGTCATCCGCTGGCGCTGTCACACCCAGGGACAGGCCGCCCATAGCAGCCGACCGGCGGTAGGCGATAACGCCATCTACCGCATGGGAACCGTCCTGGCTGCAATTCGCGAATACGAACAGACGGTGCTGAACCAACAAGCGGAAGTTGGGGCCTTGGGTAAAGCCTCGATCAGCGTTGGTACGATCCAAGGGGGCGTCAGCGTGAATACCGTGCCCGATGGCTGCACGATTGAAATCGATCGCCGCGTGCTGCCTGGGGAATCACAAGAGGCCATCCGCCAAGAAGTGATCGACTTCATTGCTGCCCGGGTGGACGATCCCGCGAAAGTAATCCACGACCCACCTTACATGAGTTCCCCCGGCTTGCCGCTAAGCGATGCGAACCAAGCTTTAGCCCAACGCATTACCGACGTCGCAAGCACCTTCGGCGTGACCAGCCAGCACCACCAAGTCGCCTATGGGACCGACTCGCCAGCGTTCTATGCGATTGGTGTCCCTTCGGTCGTTTACGGTCCTGGCTCGTTGCTGCAAGCGCACACCAAAGACGAATTCATCGAAGTCGAACAACTTTACCAAGCCACCGACATTCTAGAAGCCGTTTGCCGCAGCTACTCATAA
- a CDS encoding calmodulin-binding protein gives MFRHIVFGLVIAAMMSVSVSNVEAGDQAFSRVWGGTYGSYDWERFYHYPYVYYPQNFQGPEYYRSRDSLYYRYPAEMRVPVYNKQWQNPYPNGRLYHSGHHFLLDVF, from the coding sequence ATGTTTCGACACATCGTGTTTGGTCTGGTCATTGCCGCAATGATGTCGGTTTCGGTTTCCAACGTAGAAGCCGGTGACCAGGCATTTAGTCGTGTTTGGGGCGGAACCTACGGCAGCTACGACTGGGAACGGTTCTATCACTATCCGTACGTGTACTATCCCCAGAATTTCCAGGGGCCAGAGTACTACCGCAGTCGCGATAGCCTGTACTATCGCTACCCGGCTGAAATGCGAGTTCCAGTTTACAACAAGCAGTGGCAGAACCCGTACCCGAACGGACGTTTGTACCACTCGGGTCACCACTTCCTGCTAGACGTGTTTTAA
- the ftsY gene encoding signal recognition particle-docking protein FtsY, which yields MGIFGFGKKKEEADSTSQEATPAKEPGFFGRLGMGLEKTRRLLNTDIRDLFKAEGRLVDEELLDEIFAILIRTDMGAGPANQIKQRIQRDFRGRVVHTEDILKNIQDELSSLMQQDQEPIKMAAEGPTVILVVGVNGAGKTTSIAKLTRWFIDQGNSVVLGAGDTFRAAATEQLTIWAERLGATIVKGEAGSDPASVAFRAVDEGLKSNADVVIIDTAGRLQTQKNLMTELDKMRRVLGKKIEAAPHEVLLVLDATAGQNGISQAKGFSEAAQCTGIVLTKLDGTAKGGVVIPIRKEFELPVKFIGVGEKPEDLTRFDPQAFCDAMFAES from the coding sequence ATGGGCATTTTCGGTTTCGGTAAGAAAAAAGAAGAAGCAGATTCCACCTCGCAGGAAGCTACCCCAGCCAAGGAACCAGGCTTTTTCGGTCGGTTGGGCATGGGCCTCGAGAAAACCCGCCGGTTGCTCAATACCGATATCCGCGATCTCTTCAAAGCGGAAGGTCGCTTGGTTGATGAAGAGTTGCTGGACGAGATCTTCGCAATTCTCATCCGAACCGACATGGGGGCTGGCCCTGCCAACCAAATCAAACAGCGCATCCAACGCGATTTCCGTGGGCGTGTCGTCCATACCGAAGACATCCTGAAGAACATTCAGGACGAACTTTCGAGCCTGATGCAGCAAGATCAGGAACCGATCAAAATGGCCGCAGAAGGCCCCACGGTGATCTTGGTAGTGGGGGTGAATGGGGCCGGTAAGACCACATCGATCGCCAAGCTAACGCGATGGTTCATCGATCAGGGGAACAGCGTGGTTCTCGGCGCCGGCGATACCTTCCGCGCGGCGGCGACCGAACAGCTTACCATCTGGGCCGAACGGCTGGGGGCGACCATCGTTAAAGGCGAAGCTGGCAGCGATCCGGCCAGCGTTGCCTTTCGTGCGGTTGACGAAGGGCTGAAGTCGAACGCCGACGTTGTCATCATTGATACCGCCGGTCGCCTGCAAACGCAAAAGAACCTGATGACCGAGTTGGACAAGATGCGCCGCGTGCTCGGTAAGAAGATCGAAGCCGCCCCGCACGAGGTGCTGCTGGTACTTGATGCCACAGCCGGCCAAAACGGCATCAGTCAGGCCAAGGGGTTCTCGGAAGCGGCCCAGTGTACTGGTATCGTGCTGACTAAGCTCGATGGAACGGCCAAAGGGGGCGTGGTGATTCCGATTCGCAAAGAATTCGAGCTGCCGGTTAAGTTCATTGGCGTCGGCGAAAAGCCAGAAGACCTGACCCGGTTCGATCCCCAGGCATTTTGCGACGCGATGTTCGCGGAATCGTAA